One segment of Natronosalvus halobius DNA contains the following:
- a CDS encoding ROK family protein, translated as MDRIAVFGIGSTNFRSVLGSPSEGFLEEVTTEPTRPYELETQTLEALERLAAKVDGDLDGVGIATAGLVDDAGTVFSFDTPGGETVPQVRLAERIEASFGLPTAVANDCTASALGEYAFGAGADYRTVAHVTFGTGIGGGVVEDGHLLRGEHGHAGEVGLLPIVADGDLESCGVRGAWEAYCSGRGIAQYVRSLLAEESRETTLDHETVTAEAVFEAVDAGDQVAEDYLERIGRLNAAGLGGVCNAHDPGLVTVGGGVALNNADVLLETIEAHLDDYLFVERPALEVTPLGDFIGLYGALALADQNGRK; from the coding sequence CGGATAGCCGTCTTTGGCATTGGCAGTACTAATTTTCGCTCCGTTCTCGGATCACCATCTGAAGGATTCCTGGAGGAAGTTACGACTGAACCGACACGACCGTACGAACTCGAGACCCAGACGCTCGAGGCACTCGAGCGCCTGGCCGCAAAAGTGGACGGTGACCTCGACGGGGTCGGCATCGCCACAGCCGGCCTCGTCGACGACGCGGGCACGGTTTTTTCGTTCGACACACCCGGCGGGGAGACCGTTCCGCAGGTCCGACTCGCCGAACGAATCGAGGCGTCGTTCGGCCTCCCGACGGCGGTTGCGAACGACTGTACCGCCTCGGCCCTCGGGGAGTACGCCTTCGGCGCCGGCGCGGACTATCGCACGGTCGCCCACGTCACCTTCGGAACCGGGATTGGCGGCGGGGTCGTCGAAGACGGGCACCTGCTCCGGGGCGAACACGGCCACGCTGGCGAGGTCGGCCTGCTACCCATCGTCGCGGACGGGGACCTCGAGAGTTGCGGCGTGCGCGGGGCGTGGGAGGCATACTGCTCCGGGCGAGGAATCGCGCAGTACGTTCGCTCCCTACTCGCGGAGGAGTCCCGGGAGACGACGCTCGATCACGAGACCGTGACCGCCGAGGCGGTGTTCGAGGCCGTCGACGCCGGCGACCAGGTTGCCGAGGACTACCTCGAGCGAATCGGCCGGCTGAACGCCGCGGGCCTCGGCGGGGTCTGTAACGCCCACGATCCGGGGCTGGTGACCGTGGGTGGCGGCGTCGCGCTGAACAACGCCGACGTGCTCCTCGAGACCATCGAGGCCCACCTCGACGACTATCTGTTCGTCGAGCGACCCGCGCTCGAGGTGACGCCACTCGGAGACTTCATCGGCCTGTACGGGGCGCTGGCCCTCGCGGACCAAAACGGACGGAAGTGA
- a CDS encoding aldo/keto reductase, translated as MHYRRLGTTGLQVSPLCLGTWRFGQESNGVLETDRETAHDLLSAFADRGGNFIDTANGYGDGDSERWIGEWLAERDREDYVVASKCFWSTVSRFQENLSKKNVRAEVKGSLERLGTDYLDVLYLHRFDDETPIEQTLRAVDDLVSDGKVHYVGLSTADAWKLTKGLWKADVDNYEAFTVTQPLFHAAYYEDVAEYLDVCADQDLAVCPYSPLAGGFLTGKYDRAGEDTYDLDAPEGTRAQLDDRFLDYYVSERGWHVLEAVREIADECDASPAQVAIRWLIDQPDFDCVPIIGARTVDQLEENLGALEVDLSDEQFDRILEARYDEHGKLYRTG; from the coding sequence ATGCACTACCGACGACTCGGAACGACGGGACTCCAGGTCTCGCCGCTCTGTCTCGGCACGTGGCGCTTCGGCCAGGAATCGAACGGGGTCCTCGAGACCGACCGTGAGACGGCCCACGACCTGCTGTCGGCGTTCGCCGACCGGGGCGGGAACTTCATCGACACCGCCAACGGCTACGGCGACGGCGACTCCGAGCGCTGGATCGGCGAGTGGCTCGCCGAGCGTGACCGCGAGGACTACGTCGTCGCCTCGAAGTGCTTCTGGTCGACCGTCTCGCGCTTCCAGGAGAACCTCTCGAAGAAGAACGTCCGGGCGGAGGTCAAGGGGTCGCTCGAGCGTCTCGGGACAGACTACCTCGATGTGCTCTACCTCCACCGGTTCGACGACGAGACGCCCATCGAGCAGACGCTTCGGGCCGTCGACGATCTCGTGAGCGACGGCAAAGTCCACTACGTGGGCCTCTCGACGGCCGACGCCTGGAAGCTCACGAAGGGGCTGTGGAAAGCCGACGTCGACAACTACGAGGCGTTCACGGTCACTCAGCCGCTCTTCCACGCGGCCTACTACGAGGATGTCGCCGAGTACCTCGACGTCTGTGCCGACCAGGACCTCGCGGTCTGTCCGTACTCGCCGCTGGCCGGGGGCTTCTTGACCGGGAAGTACGACCGCGCCGGCGAGGATACCTACGACCTCGACGCCCCCGAGGGGACGCGCGCCCAGCTCGACGACCGCTTTCTGGACTACTACGTCTCCGAGCGCGGCTGGCACGTCCTCGAGGCGGTCCGGGAAATCGCCGACGAGTGCGACGCCTCGCCCGCCCAGGTCGCGATTCGCTGGCTGATCGACCAGCCCGACTTCGACTGCGTCCCGATAATCGGTGCGCGGACGGTCGACCAGCTCGAGGAGAACCTCGGGGCCCTTGAGGTCGACCTCTCGGACGAGCAGTTCGATCGCATCCTGGAGGCGCGCTACGACGAGCACGGAAAACTGTACAGGACGGGGTAG
- a CDS encoding phosphatase PAP2 family protein, producing the protein MSRSLGVTNALREVVPEWSLELFVALSMLGDLVVIVPALAVLYLTDVGQSLVRDDRSEPLCSTRTAFLVAVVFGGCALVVLLKGLFALPRTSLELQVAEASVYGFPSGHTMGATIFFGSLAAWFSVGQLWSRFAGAGLVISLVGFSRLVLGVHYLVDVLAAVLFGTGYLVAIAWLAKGRPERAFAVAIGIAVLATVVTGGSARALLALAGTVGAGVGWQVIELPSVRGRMVALVGQTE; encoded by the coding sequence ATGAGTCGCAGTCTCGGTGTCACCAACGCACTTCGCGAGGTCGTCCCCGAGTGGTCGCTCGAGCTGTTCGTCGCTCTCTCGATGCTGGGCGACCTCGTGGTGATCGTCCCCGCACTCGCCGTCCTCTATCTGACGGACGTCGGGCAAAGCCTCGTTCGAGACGATCGATCGGAGCCACTGTGCTCGACCCGGACGGCGTTTCTCGTAGCGGTCGTCTTCGGCGGGTGTGCCCTGGTCGTGCTTTTAAAGGGACTGTTCGCGTTGCCGCGGACGTCCCTCGAGCTTCAGGTGGCCGAGGCGAGCGTGTACGGTTTCCCGAGCGGGCACACGATGGGCGCGACGATTTTCTTCGGCTCCCTCGCGGCGTGGTTCTCGGTCGGCCAGCTATGGAGCCGGTTTGCGGGTGCCGGGCTGGTGATCTCGCTGGTGGGTTTTTCACGACTCGTGCTTGGCGTACACTACCTCGTCGACGTCCTCGCCGCCGTACTCTTTGGAACCGGATATCTCGTCGCCATCGCGTGGCTCGCGAAGGGGCGCCCCGAGCGCGCGTTCGCCGTGGCGATCGGCATCGCCGTTCTGGCAACGGTGGTGACGGGTGGGAGCGCTCGAGCCCTATTGGCGCTTGCGGGGACAGTAGGAGCGGGTGTCGGGTGGCAGGTCATCGAACTGCCGTCCGTTCGTGGGCGGATGGTAGCCCTGGTCGGACAGACCGAGTAA
- a CDS encoding response regulator, with product MKIVNNQLPSFHQSVDILLVEDNAGDVRLTEEAFKDGRIANTLYVVNDGIAALDFLYQRGDHADAPRPHIVLLDLNLPRKNGDEVLQELRSEPEFERLPVIVLTTSETQHDFVKSIVPEADAYLEKPVDPDDFIDTVRTFESVWLSVGWASKREDD from the coding sequence ATGAAAATCGTAAATAATCAGTTGCCCTCCTTTCATCAGTCGGTAGATATCTTGCTCGTCGAAGACAACGCCGGCGACGTTCGTCTCACGGAAGAGGCCTTCAAGGACGGTCGAATCGCGAACACGCTCTACGTCGTGAACGACGGGATTGCCGCGCTCGACTTTCTCTACCAGCGTGGTGACCATGCAGACGCACCACGGCCCCACATCGTCCTCCTGGATCTGAATCTCCCGCGAAAGAACGGTGACGAAGTCCTGCAGGAACTCAGATCTGAGCCCGAGTTCGAACGACTTCCGGTCATCGTCCTGACGACTTCAGAAACACAACACGACTTCGTCAAATCGATCGTTCCCGAGGCCGACGCCTATCTCGAGAAGCCGGTCGACCCCGACGACTTCATCGACACCGTCCGCACGTTCGAATCCGTCTGGCTCTCGGTCGGCTGGGCGTCGAAGCGTGAGGACGATTGA
- a CDS encoding winged helix-turn-helix transcriptional regulator — MLSISPSTVTSIIFLAGHSHSRSADLLEHDVRKEVYETVHQTSGIYVGDLRETHDLHRSTLRYHLDVLEQAELLASETVFGKVWYYPAGSDTNQLRAAFIHEPTGDILEAIARLEPVSVTDLANEVDRTDSTVSHHLDRLEEKGLIEQERRNTTVLSRLVPEARAELETVSDPGQWTEQ; from the coding sequence ATGCTCTCGATATCGCCCTCCACGGTCACGTCTATCATCTTTCTGGCTGGCCACAGCCACTCCAGGAGCGCTGATCTACTGGAACACGACGTCCGCAAGGAGGTTTACGAGACGGTCCATCAGACGTCCGGGATATACGTCGGTGATCTTCGAGAGACCCACGACCTCCACCGCTCGACGCTTCGGTATCACCTCGATGTACTCGAACAGGCGGAGTTACTCGCCTCCGAGACGGTATTCGGGAAGGTCTGGTACTATCCCGCTGGGAGCGACACGAATCAGCTCCGTGCCGCATTTATCCACGAACCGACCGGAGACATCCTGGAGGCGATTGCCCGCCTCGAACCCGTCAGCGTAACCGATCTAGCGAACGAAGTCGATCGAACTGACAGCACGGTGTCACACCATCTGGACCGTCTCGAGGAGAAAGGGCTGATCGAACAAGAACGTCGTAACACGACGGTACTTTCACGGTTGGTGCCAGAGGCCCGTGCCGAATTAGAAACGGTATCGGATCCGGGACAGTGGACGGAGCAGTAA
- a CDS encoding transcription initiation factor IIB, translating into MERLTSQTERETQTEHETTGEEGVRTCPECDSTSLSRSADGSEISCEDCGLILEEETIDRGPEWRAFNAAERDSKSRVGAPTTQTMHDKGLTTTIDWKNQDAYGRSLSSEKRSQMNRLRKWQERIRTKDAGERNLQFALSETDRMASALGVPRSVREVASVLYRRALEEDLIRGRSIEGVSTSTLYAACRMEGIPRSLDEIAAVSRVDRMEIGRTYRYISKELGLEMQPVDPKKYVPRFCSELELPEEVQSKANEIIDVTAEKGMLSGKSPTGYAAAAIYAAALLCNKKKTQREVANVAQVTEVTIRNRYQEQISAMGIHE; encoded by the coding sequence ATGGAACGCCTGACTTCCCAGACAGAACGCGAAACGCAGACAGAGCACGAAACCACTGGAGAAGAGGGTGTTCGAACCTGCCCGGAGTGTGATTCGACGTCGCTCTCGAGAAGCGCAGACGGGAGCGAGATTAGCTGTGAGGACTGTGGACTGATTCTGGAAGAGGAGACGATCGACCGGGGCCCGGAGTGGCGAGCGTTCAACGCGGCCGAGCGCGACAGCAAGTCGCGCGTTGGCGCGCCGACGACCCAGACGATGCACGACAAGGGCCTCACCACGACGATCGACTGGAAGAACCAGGACGCCTACGGGCGATCCCTCTCCTCGGAAAAGCGCAGCCAGATGAATCGGCTGCGAAAGTGGCAAGAGCGCATCCGAACCAAGGACGCGGGCGAGCGCAACCTCCAGTTCGCCCTCTCCGAGACCGATCGGATGGCCTCTGCCCTGGGCGTTCCGCGCTCCGTCCGTGAGGTCGCGAGCGTCCTCTATCGCCGCGCGCTCGAGGAGGACCTCATCCGTGGACGGTCCATCGAGGGCGTCTCCACGAGCACGTTGTACGCGGCCTGTCGGATGGAGGGCATTCCGCGATCCCTCGACGAAATTGCCGCCGTTTCGCGGGTCGACCGGATGGAGATCGGTCGAACGTACCGATACATCTCGAAGGAACTCGGCCTCGAGATGCAGCCCGTCGATCCGAAGAAGTACGTCCCTCGCTTCTGTTCGGAACTCGAGTTGCCCGAAGAAGTACAATCGAAGGCCAACGAGATCATCGACGTGACGGCCGAGAAGGGGATGCTGTCGGGGAAATCGCCGACGGGATATGCCGCAGCCGCCATCTATGCGGCGGCGCTCCTCTGTAACAAGAAAAAGACCCAACGGGAAGTCGCGAACGTTGCCCAGGTGACCGAGGTCACGATTCGGAATCGATACCAGGAGCAGATTAGCGCGATGGGAATTCACGAGTAG
- a CDS encoding alpha/beta fold hydrolase: MANVRTPNTSEEMETVTSADGTEIAFERTGSGPPLVLVAGGATTDHTRWDQAGVRPAFAEHCTVYAMDCRGRGESGDADEYELEREVEDVAAVVDAISDPVTLLGHSVGALYSLEATLRTDNIDRLILYEPPIAVGDHELGVEAVVDGIETLLADGEKEQALVLFLQEVGGLSPEELDALRSAPTWRDRVDIAHIIPRGLKAVAEYEFDADRFTDLTTPALLLSGSESPPLYRDGIDAVNKALPNSRTVTFDGHAHVAMLTATDHFLDEVLAFIRESN; this comes from the coding sequence ATGGCAAACGTAAGGACACCAAACACAAGCGAAGAAATGGAAACAGTCACGTCAGCAGACGGGACTGAGATTGCCTTCGAACGGACGGGGAGCGGGCCACCGCTCGTGCTCGTTGCTGGAGGAGCGACCACTGATCACACGCGATGGGATCAGGCTGGCGTTCGTCCTGCCTTTGCGGAACATTGTACGGTCTACGCGATGGATTGCCGTGGACGCGGCGAAAGCGGCGACGCTGACGAGTACGAACTAGAACGCGAGGTCGAGGACGTGGCCGCAGTCGTCGACGCGATCTCCGATCCAGTGACGCTGCTTGGCCATTCCGTCGGCGCCCTTTATTCGCTGGAGGCAACCCTCCGAACTGACAATATCGACAGACTCATTCTGTATGAACCCCCCATCGCGGTCGGCGATCACGAACTCGGCGTGGAAGCGGTTGTTGATGGAATTGAGACGCTGCTTGCCGATGGCGAGAAGGAGCAGGCACTCGTTCTGTTCCTGCAAGAAGTCGGCGGGCTATCCCCGGAGGAACTCGATGCCCTTCGCTCGGCACCGACCTGGCGGGATCGAGTGGACATAGCCCACATAATCCCCCGCGGATTGAAAGCAGTTGCCGAGTACGAATTCGATGCTGACCGGTTCACCGACCTGACCACACCGGCCTTGTTATTGTCCGGCAGCGAGAGTCCTCCACTTTACAGAGACGGGATTGATGCGGTCAACAAAGCGCTCCCAAACAGTCGGACCGTTACTTTCGATGGGCACGCACACGTTGCGATGCTTACCGCGACAGACCACTTCCTTGACGAGGTGCTTGCGTTCATCCGTGAATCGAACTAA
- a CDS encoding CPBP family intramembrane glutamic endopeptidase, which translates to MSFLVVTYAFTWTIQAVLAATDMEASWTLSILVGFGAFGPPVGAAVVLWASGGDLRSWISQLFTWRIGVRWWVLALGLPIAILVAGSALYALLGGPIDVGSLPFVGIYVFAMAWGIIWGGGQEELGWRGFMLPVLQARYSALTSSIVVGIAWAGWHLPLFLNANTTHGGWPLSQQLIWVVTILAGSVLWTWMYNSTGGSVLAVAVFHAGINAMGIFHPADRDALAPGGVPDPWLNLLAEATTGVVLVAIAVGLVIVYGSSHLSPRRRPGPEAIGLDAPRESRVEDGDDD; encoded by the coding sequence GTGAGTTTTCTTGTCGTCACGTACGCGTTCACCTGGACAATTCAGGCAGTACTCGCAGCGACGGACATGGAGGCCTCGTGGACGCTGTCGATTCTGGTCGGCTTCGGTGCGTTCGGGCCACCGGTCGGTGCAGCGGTGGTCCTCTGGGCGAGCGGCGGCGACCTGCGCTCCTGGATTTCGCAGTTATTTACGTGGCGAATCGGCGTACGGTGGTGGGTCCTCGCGCTCGGTCTTCCGATCGCCATTCTTGTCGCAGGGAGCGCCCTGTACGCACTCCTTGGCGGTCCGATCGACGTCGGTTCGCTCCCGTTCGTCGGCATCTACGTCTTCGCGATGGCGTGGGGCATTATCTGGGGTGGCGGGCAAGAGGAACTCGGCTGGCGCGGCTTCATGCTCCCCGTTCTGCAAGCGCGCTACAGCGCGCTCACGTCGAGTATCGTCGTTGGAATCGCCTGGGCAGGGTGGCACCTGCCGCTGTTTCTCAACGCCAATACTACCCACGGCGGGTGGCCGCTCTCCCAGCAGCTCATCTGGGTCGTGACGATTCTCGCTGGGTCGGTGCTTTGGACGTGGATGTACAACAGCACGGGAGGGAGCGTCCTCGCCGTCGCCGTTTTCCACGCAGGCATCAACGCCATGGGAATCTTTCATCCTGCGGACAGGGACGCACTCGCCCCCGGTGGGGTTCCAGATCCATGGCTGAATTTGCTAGCCGAAGCCACCACCGGAGTCGTACTGGTTGCGATTGCTGTCGGACTCGTCATCGTGTACGGTTCGTCGCACCTCTCACCGCGACGGCGTCCTGGCCCCGAGGCCATCGGTCTCGACGCCCCTCGAGAGTCGCGCGTGGAGGACGGCGACGATGACTGA
- a CDS encoding CPBP family intramembrane glutamic endopeptidase: MFVFATLGPALAAILVTSVVEGRAGVRRLLGRIKQWRVGLRWYVVALFGFLFAWILGYVGVLGVDPLTALAENWTQFFTVFLPLVLAGILIPSIGEEPGWRGFALPRLEERYGPVWGTLILGTLVGLYHIPAFFTPILGPVTVGEFGAFMVTAIGASFIYTWVFNGSGGSLLIVILLHAAGNASSSLLGGLFDELPYGGWAAIVIDGGALGAIVFSIIAALLVVLTGGRLSYRAGELN, translated from the coding sequence ATGTTCGTATTTGCAACACTAGGACCCGCACTCGCAGCTATTCTCGTGACTTCTGTGGTAGAGGGGCGGGCGGGCGTACGTCGATTGTTGGGGCGGATCAAACAGTGGCGAGTGGGCCTTCGCTGGTACGTCGTCGCTCTATTTGGGTTCCTGTTTGCATGGATTCTCGGCTACGTCGGTGTTCTCGGGGTAGACCCGCTCACAGCGCTCGCCGAGAACTGGACCCAGTTCTTCACCGTCTTCCTCCCTCTTGTACTGGCGGGGATTCTCATCCCATCGATTGGTGAAGAACCTGGTTGGCGGGGCTTTGCACTCCCTCGGTTAGAAGAGCGCTACGGGCCAGTTTGGGGGACACTCATCCTTGGAACGCTTGTCGGCCTCTATCATATACCAGCATTTTTCACGCCTATCCTCGGTCCAGTCACGGTTGGGGAATTCGGCGCGTTCATGGTGACTGCCATTGGGGCCTCGTTTATCTACACGTGGGTGTTCAACGGGAGTGGTGGTAGCCTGCTGATCGTTATTCTCCTTCATGCTGCTGGGAACGCAAGTAGTTCGCTTCTCGGAGGCCTCTTCGATGAGTTACCCTACGGTGGTTGGGCTGCCATCGTCATCGATGGTGGGGCGTTAGGTGCTATCGTTTTTTCTATAATCGCAGCACTCCTCGTTGTTCTCACTGGAGGCCGTCTCTCCTACAGAGCAGGAGAACTGAACTAA
- a CDS encoding DUF1428 domain-containing protein, which translates to MERYVDGFVIPLPNERLDAYREMASEAGKLWIEHGALEYFEGVGDDMEPDMDGMPMVTFPQLADTGDDETVVFSFIVFESRDHRDEVNAKVMEESTMDPNSYEEEMPFDPERMAYGGFRSIVSYE; encoded by the coding sequence ATGGAACGATACGTCGATGGATTCGTCATCCCGCTCCCGAACGAACGGCTCGATGCGTACCGTGAAATGGCCAGCGAGGCCGGAAAGCTCTGGATCGAACACGGCGCTCTCGAGTATTTCGAAGGGGTCGGAGACGACATGGAGCCTGACATGGACGGCATGCCGATGGTGACCTTCCCACAGCTCGCAGACACAGGAGACGACGAGACGGTCGTGTTCTCATTTATCGTCTTCGAGTCGCGGGACCACCGCGACGAAGTGAACGCGAAGGTGATGGAAGAATCCACGATGGACCCCAACAGCTACGAAGAGGAGATGCCCTTCGACCCGGAGCGCATGGCGTACGGTGGCTTCCGTTCAATTGTTAGCTACGAGTAA